TTCACTACCAGTATGTCACGCGCAGAAAGCTTCGGGGCAATCCGAATCGCTTCGGCAACCGCATGCGCGCTCTCCAGCGCCGGCAGAATGCCCTCCGTGCGCGCCAGCCGAACCGTGGCATCCAGCGCCGCCGAGTCCGCAGCCGAGACGTACTCCGCACGGCCAGAGTCATGCAGCGCTGCGTGTTCCGGCCCGACCGAAGCGTAGTCCAGCCCGGCGGAGACCGAGTGCGTCAACGCTACCTGTCCCGCATCATCCTGCAGCACATAGGAATAGGTTCCCTGCAGCACGCCTGGGGAGCCGCCTGCAAACCGCGCCGCATGCAGGCCCAGCTTCGTGCCGCGCCCCCCGGCTTCGACTCCGATCAGGCGCACTTCCTTGTCCGGAATAAATTCGTAGAACGCGCCGATCGAGTTGGACCCGCCGCCTACGCACGCCACAATCGCGCTTGGCAGCCGGCCTTCCTTCTCCAGAATCTGCCGTTTGATCTCCTTGCCGGTGATCTTGTGGAAGTCGCGAACCATCGTCGGATAGGGATGCGCCCCCAGCACGCTGCCCAGCAGGTAGTGGGTGGTGCGCACGTTCGTCACCCAGTCGCGCATCGCTTCGTTGATCGCGTCCTTCAGAGTCTTGGAGCCGGAGCTGACGCCGCGCACCTCGGCACCCAGCAGGCGCATGCGGTAGACGTTCAGCTCCTGCCGCCGCATATCTTCTTCGCCCATGTAGACGACGCACTCCATGCCAAACAGTGCGCATACCGTCGCCGTAGCCACGCCGTGCTGGCCCGCGCCGGTCTCGGCAATGATGCGATGCTTGCCCATGCGCCGCGCCAGCAGGCCCTGCCCCAGGCAGTTGTTGATTTTGTGCGCGCCGGTGTGCAGCAGGTCTTCCCGCTTCAGGTAGATCTTTGCTCCGCCAAGCTGCTCCGTCAGCCGCTTTGCCAGGTAGAGCGGTGTCGGTCGTCCGGCATAATCCGTCAGCAGCGAATCAAGCTCCGCGTGGAATGCAGGATCGGCCTGCGCCTCGGCGTATGCCTGCTCCAGCTCCTCCAGCGCCGCCATCAGCGTCTCTGGAACGTAGCGTCCGCCGTAGGCTCCAAATCTGCCGGGCTTCGTCTCTGTATTGGCTGCATTCTTTCCCGTTGCTGGCGTCGCCATAATCCCCTCAATCTCCCCGTCTTAATCCCTGTCTCGATCTATCCGTGGTGGTCTTCTTTATCCTGAGACTTTGCCGGCTGCTGCGCTTTTCAGCTCCTCCGCAGCCCTGCGCGCCGTCGCGAGGAACTCCCGCAAACGATCCGGATCCTTGCGCCCCGGCGACGCCTCCACACCGCTGGCAACATCCACGCCCCACGGCTGCAGCGTGGAGATAGCTTCCGCCACGTTCTCTGGCCTTAGCCCTCCAGCGGCGATCAGGCGCAGGTGCTTGCCAGCGCGGGAAAAACTGCCGCGGGCCTCCTGCCAGTCAAAACTCACGCCGGTTCCACCCACGGCATCTGCGGTCCGCGAATCCACCAGCACGGCGTCCACCGCGTCGTTCTGGAGCAGGCTTGCAAGCTGTGCTTCCAGCCGCCCGCTCTGCATCGGCTCTCCGTTCGGCAGCGGTTCGTAGTGGAGCACCTGCACAATCTTCAACCGGCTGGCCGAGTGCTCGCGCAGCCGCGCGGCAAGATTCGAGGCCGAGTGCAACTGCACACCCGTCAGGCCGCACTGCTCCACGGTCGATACAATTTCTTCGAAATCCGCATCGACAAAAACTCCGTACTTCTCCAAAGTCTCCGGCAGTCGGGGCGTAATGCGGCTGACTGCCTCCGCCGTCACTCGACGCGGGCTCGGCGCGAAGACGAATCCTACCGCATCCGCCCCATGGGAGGCGGCCAGTTGTGCGTCGTCCAGCGTCGTGTTGCCGCAAATCTTAATCCACATCGTCAGGCTCGATCCGTTGCAGGCTTCTTCGCTGCGCCGCCGATCAGTTCTGCCAGCGCCTGCCCCGGTTCGGGCCGCTGCATCAGCGACTCGCCAATCAGGAAGGCTTGATAGCCTGCCGCCTGCAGCCGCTGAATATCCTCCGGGGTGTGGATGCCACTCTCCGCCACGCGGACCACGTTATCCGGCAGCTTTGGCGCCAGCTCAATCGCATTTTCGATTCGCGTCACGAAGCTGCGCAGGTCGCGACTATTTACGCCCAGCGCATCGCAGCCAAGATCCAGGTCAAGCACCCGGTCCAGCTCCTCCGCTGTGTGAACTTCGCAAAGAATATCGAGGGAAAGGGAGTGCGCATTTTTGGCCAGGAGCTTCAATTCCGCGTCGGAAAGCGCGGCGACAATCAAGAGGATGGCATCCGCCGAATACGCCCGCGCCTCCACCAGTTGCCATTCATCGACGATGAAGTCCTTGCGCAGGCAGGGAATCCTGACTGCTTCCGAGGCTGCCGCCAGATTGGCCAGGCTGCCCTGGAAGAAGGATTCCTCCGTCAGAACCGAGAGCGCCGCGGCTCCGCCCTGCTCCATCGCCCGGGCCAACTGCGTCACCTGAAAATGCGGGCGAATCAGCCCCTTCGAAGGAGAAGCTTTCTTGAGTTCGGCGATCACCGCGGCTCCGCTGGCCGCCTTTGCGCGCAGGGCCGCTGCAAATCCGCGCGGCTGGTGCGCCTCCGCGTTCTGCTCCAGCACCCGCCGCGGAACGGATTGACGCCGCTCCTCGAGTGCGCGCCGCGTTGCCGCGAGAATATTGTCCAGTTGAGTAGCCATGGAAATCCCCGTTAAGGATGGAATCTCCAGTATATCGTTTCGCGGCGGGCTGGCTGTGGCCGCTGGAATCGTCAACCCTGCCGGAGATTGTCATCCTGAGCGACGCGAAGGATCTGTTTCGTAGCGGTGGGCGCGGGAAGCGCCAATCCTGCCAGCCAGCAGTTACCCGCGCCACAGGTCAATAAATCGCCTCCAGAGATCGCTTCAGGAGGTGGCTTCAGAAGATGGATTCGCGTCTTCCAAGTGATCCAAAAGGTGCTGGATCAGGTCTTTCCGCCGGGGAGTCATATCGGTGAACTGAATGCCGATACCGGAACGCATCCGCACTGCGCGAATGCCGCCCGCCACACGGAGCCTCATCTTGTCCACCTCGAAGGTCACCTCCAGATGAGTGCCCCGCTCCAACTGATGCTCCGTCTCGATGAAGCAACCACTCTCGCTGACGTCGAGGATTCTTCCGCTGAAGCGCAGCCCCTTCCCAATCACCAGAAGCTCGGCGGTTCCGCAGCAGTTCCGACGGCGGTGAAGACGGCGGTCGCGGGAAGCCTCGGATTCGGATACCTCCATGCCGTCGCCGGAGTTTGTTTTGCCCATAGTCCCCATTGCCTTCGCTGCACCCGTTGTCGTTGCATGCTTGTTCATTCGCCAGCCGTCTCCGTGTCCTATCGGCAATACCGTTCCGTTTTGTCTTTGGCCTTTGCGTCCGATACCGTTTGCCACTGCATGTTGGCGGGAGCATCCGCTCCTCCGCACTCCAGAGGCCGCACATGATCAATCACATATCCTGGGCACGCCCCCCGGCTCCTGCCAGTGGAGGGGCATGGCTGCTGACGCTTGAACGCATTCTTCGCCGCTCCACTGCGCTTAATCCGGCCTCGACTGTCCCGCTCTCCCGATCCATAAGCGCGGGAGTATCCGGCCGCATACCTGCGGTGACTGCCACCCGAGGCGTAGCTGCGATAGCCCCGTCTTGTGTAGGAATGGGCTCGATAAGAACCGGCAGAGCTTCGAGAGCGGTACGAATAACTGCTGTACGAGCGGCTCCCCGGGGCACGGCTCGATCCTCGATGGCTTCCGAACGCCATCGCCGGAGCAATGGCGATCCAGAGAGCGCACAGTAAAACGCCAATCCGCATGGAAACAACCAGGAAAGTGGATTTGAGGGAGAATGTTAGTTTCGCAGGCAGAACAGCCATTGTCTAGATAACCAAGGAGTTAACCGAAGGCCGTCATGGCTCGTTTGGCCTGATGATTTGCGGCTTACGCAGACAAGCAAAGGGGCCAGTCCGCGGTGGACTGGCCCCTTTGCCGATGCTGGTACTGGCTTACTTGGCGGCGGGCTCGGCTACGGCTTCCGCAGCGACCACAGGGTGGACGGCGACAAAGCGGCCGGTCTTTCCGCGGTCGATGAACTCGACTTTGCCGCTGATCTTGGCATAGAGCGTGTCGTCACTACCGCGGCCGACGTTGAGGCCGGGCTTGAGCCTGGTCCCGCGCTGCCGCACGATGATGGAGCCGCCGCTGACGACTTCTCCGGCAAACTTCTTGACTCCGAGCCGCTGTGCATTGGAATCGCGGCCGTTTTTCGAGCTTCCTAAACCTTTTTTATGTGCCATTTCAAACCTCGCGCAAGAGGGAGCAGACTCCCATCCGTATGATTTCGGAGCCTACTTCTGGGCGCCGTAGGTCGTGCCATCGACCTGAATTTCGTTGATGCGAACCTCGGTGAAGGACTGGCGATGTCCCTGCAGCTTCTTGTACTGCTTCTTCCGCTTGTAATGGAAGACGAGGATCTTGTCGCCGCGGCCCTCGCCGAGCACGGAAGCGATGACCTTTGCCGACGCAGGCTTCGTGATGGAGCCGGAGTCACCAGAGAAAGCGAGCACGTCGCTGAACTCGATGGTTTCGCCGTCCGTCTCCGCCTTCTCAATCTTCAGAACGTCGCCCGGAGCGACACGATACTGCTTACCACCGGTACGGATGACCGCGTACATAAATCCTCCAAAACGCCCCAAGCCGGGGCGCGATGCAATGTCTTGGCTGGGCAGATACATGCTTGCCCGGTTTGAATCGCTCGAACCCACACACTCTTCTACGGGTGAGCCGATCGCACCGGCAGTACGGGCAGGATCGCCAAACTTAATAAGTGTAAAGGCGTTCGGGTTCCGGGTCAATGCCGCAATGGAACTGAAGCGTCAAAGAGGGCATTTTCGAGCGCTCTGCGGGCCTCAGGAGAGCCATTTCAGCAGCCGGATGGCCCCCATCGCCGCGGGCCGGGAGTGGGCGGAGACATCTTTCCGGGCATGGATCTCTTTCCGCTGGCTGGCGTAGTAGCGGTAGGCACGG
This DNA window, taken from Acidisarcina sp., encodes the following:
- the trpC gene encoding indole-3-glycerol phosphate synthase TrpC; its protein translation is MATQLDNILAATRRALEERRQSVPRRVLEQNAEAHQPRGFAAALRAKAASGAAVIAELKKASPSKGLIRPHFQVTQLARAMEQGGAAALSVLTEESFFQGSLANLAAASEAVRIPCLRKDFIVDEWQLVEARAYSADAILLIVAALSDAELKLLAKNAHSLSLDILCEVHTAEELDRVLDLDLGCDALGVNSRDLRSFVTRIENAIELAPKLPDNVVRVAESGIHTPEDIQRLQAAGYQAFLIGESLMQRPEPGQALAELIGGAAKKPATDRA
- the trpB gene encoding tryptophan synthase subunit beta, giving the protein MATPATGKNAANTETKPGRFGAYGGRYVPETLMAALEELEQAYAEAQADPAFHAELDSLLTDYAGRPTPLYLAKRLTEQLGGAKIYLKREDLLHTGAHKINNCLGQGLLARRMGKHRIIAETGAGQHGVATATVCALFGMECVVYMGEEDMRRQELNVYRMRLLGAEVRGVSSGSKTLKDAINEAMRDWVTNVRTTHYLLGSVLGAHPYPTMVRDFHKITGKEIKRQILEKEGRLPSAIVACVGGGSNSIGAFYEFIPDKEVRLIGVEAGGRGTKLGLHAARFAGGSPGVLQGTYSYVLQDDAGQVALTHSVSAGLDYASVGPEHAALHDSGRAEYVSAADSAALDATVRLARTEGILPALESAHAVAEAIRIAPKLSARDILVVNLSGRGDKDMGILARELNLQGA
- a CDS encoding PilZ domain-containing protein, yielding MNKHATTTGAAKAMGTMGKTNSGDGMEVSESEASRDRRLHRRRNCCGTAELLVIGKGLRFSGRILDVSESGCFIETEHQLERGTHLEVTFEVDKMRLRVAGGIRAVRMRSGIGIQFTDMTPRRKDLIQHLLDHLEDANPSSEATS
- a CDS encoding phosphoribosylanthranilate isomerase, with amino-acid sequence MWIKICGNTTLDDAQLAASHGADAVGFVFAPSPRRVTAEAVSRITPRLPETLEKYGVFVDADFEEIVSTVEQCGLTGVQLHSASNLAARLREHSASRLKIVQVLHYEPLPNGEPMQSGRLEAQLASLLQNDAVDAVLVDSRTADAVGGTGVSFDWQEARGSFSRAGKHLRLIAAGGLRPENVAEAISTLQPWGVDVASGVEASPGRKDPDRLREFLATARRAAEELKSAAAGKVSG
- the rpmA gene encoding 50S ribosomal protein L27 yields the protein MAHKKGLGSSKNGRDSNAQRLGVKKFAGEVVSGGSIIVRQRGTRLKPGLNVGRGSDDTLYAKISGKVEFIDRGKTGRFVAVHPVVAAEAVAEPAAK
- the rplU gene encoding 50S ribosomal protein L21, which codes for MYAVIRTGGKQYRVAPGDVLKIEKAETDGETIEFSDVLAFSGDSGSITKPASAKVIASVLGEGRGDKILVFHYKRKKQYKKLQGHRQSFTEVRINEIQVDGTTYGAQK